Proteins encoded by one window of Lycium barbarum isolate Lr01 chromosome 11, ASM1917538v2, whole genome shotgun sequence:
- the LOC132618775 gene encoding F-box/kelch-repeat protein At3g06240-like, translating into MSDYLPDSVLPEILCRLPVKSLLRFRCVSKQWCSLISSPHFISSYLSHSLSITSYANPLILLRHFSFEPKNQGQEHYSVYFDPSKTENLTLVKELKFPFKTRSGHHFRVVGFCNGLFCLSDDFKGKTYTIILWNPAIRRSITLPKPTHVQFGSYGPHICLGFGFDPKTHDHKVVRIAYLHDDHEATTGLPSKVEVYSLSTGLWKTVNSKIHCKIIEYVYTSVYLSGAIHWISYTENEGGEFTNSLLVFDLSKEKFSEIGLPQELVQVSPFDLSVRLCGGQISMIWLKKGCDCGE; encoded by the coding sequence ATGTCAGACTATTTGCCTGATAGCGTTCTGCCGGAAATCCTTTGCAGGCTGCCTGTCAAAAGCCTTTTACGATTTAGGTGTGTATCGAAGCAATGGTGTTCTCTCATTTCTTCTCCTCATTTCATCTCCTCTTACTTATCTCACTCCCTATCGATCACTTCTTATGCCAATCCCCTTATCCTCCTTCGCCACTTCTCCTTCGAACCCAAGAACCAAGGACAAGAACACTACTCAGTCTACTTTGACCCTTCAAAAACTGAAAATCTGACCCTTGTTAAAGAACTCAAATTTCCCTTCAAGACTAGGTCCGGGCACCACTTTAGAGTTGTGGGTTTCTGCAATGGTCTATTTTGCCTCTCTGATGATTTCAAGGGAAAAACATATACTATCATTCTCTGGAACCCAGCTATTCGCAGAAGTATCACCCTCCCTAAGCCTACTCATGTTCAGTTTGGTTCATACGGCCCTCACATCTGCCTTGGGTTTGGGTTTGATCCGAAAACTCATGATCATAAAGTGGTGAGGATAGCCTATTTGCATGACGATCATGAAGCTACTACAGGACTGCCTTCTAAAGTTGAGGTCTATAGTTTAAGTACTGGTTTGTGGAAAACAGTCAACTCAAAGATTCATTGTAAAATTATTGAGTATGTCTATACTAGTGTCTATTTAAGTGGGGCTATTCATTGGATTTCCTATACAGAGAATGAAGGTGGGGAATTCACTAATAGCCTGTTGGTTTTTGACCTAAGTAAAGAGAAATTTAGTGAAATAGGTTTGCCTCAAGAGCTAGTTCAAGTTTCTCCTTTTGATTTGTCTGTACGCTTGTGTGGGGGTCAAATTTCTATGATTTGGTTAAAAAAAGGCTGCGATTGTGGTGAA